In Microbulbifer sp. THAF38, the sequence ATAGGATCAGCAAAATAGCGCTGCTTTAAAAATTCATTAGTGGCAAACATCTGATTCATGACTTTCACAGCTTCATTCAGCATCGCTTCGAGGCGCTCTGCTTCCTGCTGCACTGCCACTTCAGACTGAGCAATATCCAGCTCGATAACACTAGCCTCCAGCCACATTGTACGTATCCTGGCTTCGCTAGCCACATCTAATAACTGGCTTTCAGAATCGTGTAACGCTGCACGCTCTTCTGCTGCTAAACGCAACCTTTGCTCTTCCAGTCTGCCGATAGTCTCTATACGATCTATTTCACTAAGGTTCTCTGCAACACCTGCTGCGGTAGATGCAGCAGCTTCTACAATTTTCAATGGATCATCTAGTTTTATAGACCCTAATATTTTCCCAATACCTGCAATAAATCCTGTAGCAGTCCTAACTTTTGCTGCTCTCTCATTGGCATTCTTTATCTGTTGAAATAGCGAAATATCCTGCTCAGCAGTTTTCATCTTAACTTTTAGTATACCATCTTCGATATCCGTTTCATCCTCACGTTTTTGAACTTCAATATCCATTGCTGCATGTAAATTTGTCATACGCTGGATATTTTTCTCCAATGCTAGACCAGCAAGTTCGATATTTAAGGCCTGAATAGAGACGGCACTATTGGGATAGTTATTTATATTCTCATTAACACACTCCATAGAGTGGCAGTCAAAATCAAATCTCACACCTAAGAGGGCATGCAATCGATCACTGAGCTGCTTATGTCTATCAGCGTATTCAGTCGCAAGGGCACTGGCATTATACCGAAATGCATTATAGCTCTCGACTGCATCGTTAAAGCTATCTATGGCTAAATTAATTGGACTTGTTTGAGGGGCATCTAAATATTTACGCAATACATCATAGGAGTGGAAGTCTGTATTTCCATCAATACCATAACCTTGATACAACAACAAAACATCCTGGGGCAACCCTAAAATATTCGTTTCTCCGGTTATCCAACCCAAGGTATTCTCCAGTCGATTCACTTGGCTCTGCCATTCGTAAACAGCTTCAGCCAAGCCAGAGTAATCTCCACCCAGCTGAGTAAAGTCAGCATCATTAAATATTTCTTTCCTCAGCTTACCCTCGATTTCAGTCAAAGACTCATATAACTCATGAACTTCGGCAGCGATATCATCGGTTACTCCCCCGGAAACAACTAAAAGACGAACTTGCTTGACTTTCGTCTCAGCCAACTTATTCATCAACTGGTAGAATAGAATTATATCTTTATAACCAGACAGTAAATTATCGGGATTCACATTATCCGGAATAACATCCACTTGCTCTTGGCTATCTAGATCTGTGTAGCGCGGACTCGTTTGACTTCTATATTCACTCCATTTGGGTAATAAACCGCTGAACTCCCCATCCAATAATTTCAAATATTGTTCAAAGCCAGTTTCCAACACATCATAGGCTACATTAACATGAAGAATCTCATCTACTAGAGGTTCCCCACGCAATCGAACAATACGCGCTTCATCCAAGGATTGGTTTGCCAAAATGACTTCTGCCGCCGCTTGATCATAATAATAATCTAACAGTAACAACTCTAAATCTTCATCGATTGACTGCTCATTCTTTAAATAATCTTCTAAGATTTCTCCCGCATTATTCGCCCTAGCGCGTTCTTCAGCACCATATAAATCAGAAAATTTTGGAGCAGATATGCCGTTACTTAAATATTCGCTGACTATGATTTTTTGTTCTGATTCTGTATCCAACTCTAAGCTATACATCAAATCCAAATATTGAAAGGCAGCTGCATATTTAGAGAAAATCCCAATATCAGGCGCATCTTCCGCAAGTGGAACGTCATCAGCGGCGATATAATAAAGCTGCTTTAAAACATGAACAGCTGGATCCATTTCCATAGTAACAATAAGACTGCTACTATAATCGGATTCTCCTGCTAGATTGACTGCCTTTACCTGATATTCATGATCGCCATATATCAATGGAGATTCATATGTATAAGTGGTTGCCGGCCCCTCATAAACTGTTTGCCAACCTTCACTATTTCCATTTTCAAGACGCAACTGCAGCTGATATGTATCAGCCTTATCAACTAGAGACCAATCGACTGTATAAGCCTTATCAACAGATAAAGGAACAGTGACAAAAGATGGTATAGCAGGGGCAACCGGTTTTGTCGGTCCAGTTTTAAAATCACTGCATTTGTCATATTGGCTAAGGCAAGCTTTCACTCGGTACTGATAAATACTACTTGGAATAATATTTTCACTAAAACTAGTTTCTCCGCCACTGTACACTGGGCTCCAACCACTTCCATTTATACTGCGCTCCAGCTTATATTCGTCTGCATCAGAAAAATCTACCCAACTTACTTTAAATACTCCATCAACACTTGATGTATCATAATTAATCTGAGCGGGGCTAGGTATTTTATCGGGAATCACATACATAAAATGACTACCCGCAGTATCCTCTTTCATGCCCCCAGGACAATATGGTATTAGCGCATGTGGCCCATCTCGTTTATCACAATATTTATACTGATAAAAGAATTTATATTTACCTCCACCAGGAAGCAATATAGCTTTTTTATAATAGCTCCGAAAACCTCCACTTAAAGGTAGATCCTCAATATGAAGGTCATTCCTATAGATTGCTAAGTATGCCGAGGTTATAGACTTATTGGAATCATAAGCTATAGGTTTAAATGACAATTCAAAAGAACCATATTCAGCCGTATCCGGCCCATCCAAAGAATCAGAATCAGAACGTGCAAAACCAGCCATAAAAACTAACTGAAGTATTAAGAAACCTCGAAGCAAATGTAACATTCTATGAACCTTATAATCTTGCTCTAACCAGATAATGTCGGAAACCTGCTTGCAGCAACCAGAAATACGGAACACCTAAAAACCAACACACACAAAAACCCCTTGCTGCCTAAAGCCACAAAACAAAGATTCCACATTAAAAAATGAACACGCCATAGCCAAACAATAAGAAAAGCTTAACTTGACGCGATGAATTCAGAAAAAATTAATCTAAACGGCACCCCCACATAAAAGATCGACAAATAACTTTTTAAAACTATCAAACATTACACAAAAGACTGTGAAAAAAGCTCAAATACGCCATCATATTTGCAAACACACTCATACCATCAAAGTAAAAGCTTCTTACTAAACCTAACTTTTACCTACACACTAATTCTTCGCATCTAATCAAACTAGACACTCAACAAAAACCTCACAGCCGTACCAGATTTCCAGATTAAAAAATAAAACCCACATAAAGCACTACCCAACAATAAAAATATAACACCCCACCAACCCTGCCAAATTTGAAATAAATCCAGACAAAATAAACTCACCAAACAAAAAAACACCTAACCGTCACTTATTTCAAGTATGATAAATTTACACAAAAAAAACAGATACAGATCAAAAGTATTAAAAGGGTACAACCTAAGATTCAAAGCGATAGGCTTCCCATGCCTATTCACGGGAGTAAGATGTGTGAGATACAAAATATTAGCCAAACAATTTATCAACGATATTCAGCAAAAACGTGTACAACCAGGACAACGCTTACCTTCTCTACGCAGCTTTGCTGCACAACAAGAGGTAAGCCTAACTACAGCAGTAAATTGCTATCGTTACTTGGAAGAACTCGGGTGGGTGCGCTCAAGACCTAAGTCTGGTTTTTTTGCCTCAGAGCCGCTTGTCTCCTCCACTCGCAATCAATCCGCCATTACAAAATCATCCAATGACTTGACCAAATTTTCCAAACGCCGCCTGTTAACTAATTCGGGGCCTCTTGGTATTTCGCTACCCGCTATAGATCTATTACCCACAGAGGCCCTGCAACGCAGTATGTACAGATCAATTCGAGATCAAGGAAATAAAGTCCACTTTTATCCTGACCCCTTAGGTGAACCCCACCTAAGACAAGCGCTTAGTCGACATTTTTCAAACAGCGGTTTTAATTTTAGCGAGCACGAACTCGTTATCTCAAATGGTTGCTTGGATGCAGTACGTATAGCTGTAGAGGTCACTACTAAACCAGGTGATACGGTCGCTGTTTGCTCTCCTTGCTTTACTACATTAATACATCTGCTGGTAAAGCTTCACCGGAAAGTTTTAGAGATTCCTATGACGGAGAAAGGAATAGACTTGGAACAACTCGAGCAGCACATGTATATGAGAACTATTAACGCTGGTTTATTTAATTGCAGTAATATAAACCCAACAGGTATTTCCCTATGCAAGACCCAAAAGCAAAAGCTTGCAAACCTGGCAACTCAATACCAGATACCTATTATCGAAGATGATATTTATATAGAGATTAGCCATCAGCCTACTCTGCCACTTCCAGTCTACAATTGGGATCAGGAAGGTTATATACTCTGGTGTAGCTCTGTTTCAAAGACCTTAGCTGCAGGTTATCGAGTTGGTTGGTGCTTACCCGGGCGATATCTAGAGTGTTACCAAGACCGGCTTCTCCATGAAAGCTTAGGCGTTAGTACTTCTACACAATTAGCATTGGCTGACTTTATTAGTAGCGGACAGTATGCTAGGCACTTGAACAATCTAAAATCCCAACTTAACCATCAGGTGAATGAGTATCGTCACTATCTAATTAAAAAACTGCCCAATAATGTAAAGATTAGTGCACCACAGGGTGGATTAGTCTTATGGGTTCAAGTCCCAGGCCTAAATTGTGAATCCATGGTTAGTAAACTTCAGGCTATGAAAGTAGACATTCGTCTTGGGCAGGACTTTAGCACTCAAGGTTTATACCAGGAGTTCTTTAGAATTAATTGTGGCTGGCCCCTTAAAAATAAAGATGGGAATATCTCTCTTGCAGGGCAACAACTAGAAAAAATAATCAAGCTCATCCATGAGCTAATTTAGAGAAAAGGAAAAAATTTCTTTAAGAGATCATAAATCTACACTGCAAAACCATGCTGAGTCGTAGCCCAATAGCATAAAAAAAGAGCAGCCAAAAGTCATCCAATCTTGGTGATTGATAGCATGCCAAATAAATCCTTAAGTATTATAAGTTTTCAATGTCCATGAATCTTTAAACTGACCACCCGGAAAGTTGAAAACTTGTAAATACAGTTTTAGGACTTATGAAAACTCAAGCAGCCAAAAGAAGTATAAGCACAAAAATAATTAAACCAATCAGCAGAATCCAGACACCTCGCAACATCAATGAGCGAGCATACTCCGCCTCTTTATAACGCAGTGCATAGGGTATCCCGGTAATGGGCCCAAGAAATATGGTTACAATACCCCAAATCCAATGCTTATTCCCCAAGGCGGTGAGTGCGGCCATAAGGCCTCCAAACCAACACAAGGTGACACCTATGACACATATCACTAGTGCGATTATGGACCACCATTGATTAGCCAGGAAAATTTCTACTATCTGTGTTTCTGTCATGGCAGTTTGCCACTCCCTATTACTACTCGGTCATTCCACATTTTTAGGCCCTTTCTGCAGCTTAGTATGACTGCTTGTGGGAACCTCGTGTCACCCGCAAACTCTGCTGCGGGCACAGTTGCTCATAAATCCAAATCCAAAAGCACTGTTAGCGACTAATAGTAACCTTAAAGGGGGACAAATGGTCCCCCAAATAGCAGCTGGGAGTGTGTAACCACTCACTCCCCAGAAAATTCAGTGACCAACTCTAGGCCGGTTATATTTCTGGTCTCGTTGGCGAAGCTATAGTAAGTGGGCTTCTCATCAATAAATATCTGATGGGTCATTGTTACTTCTGGGGGAAGCTCGAAGATACCTGCAGGTACCGAATACTGCTGAGTTTCCTTTAAGCGGTAGAAGAGATGGGAGCCACAATTAGAGCAGAAACCACGCTCAGCCCAGTCTGAAGAGTCAAATACCGATACATGTTCTTCACCGGAGATTTCAACACTGGTCTGGCAGTCTACTGCCAACAGTGGGCCACCACTCCATTTCTTACACATACCACAATGACAGACCCCAAGGTCAGAAGAAGGCAACTCAGCCTTAATGGTCACAGAACCGCACAGGCAGCTTCCCTGGACTTGATTAGTATCATTCATATTTTTCTCTCTCTTCTGTAAAGCTATAGAAGCGTACACTTACTAACTCTTGCCATAGGGCAATCTAAGATTCATAAGACTTGCAGCGTCGCTTGAACCAGTTGATCCTTTTGGTGTGATTCAGCGGGCAATTTTCCTTACACAACCAACCTAGATCTTCCAGGGTGGTTGCCTCTGGGTAATTTGCGACTTCCTCACCAGCAATGATGTGGCGAAAACCCGGCTCATCCGCTGTAAATAGGAAGTGATTTTCCTTATCGCCAATTAAGATCTTCTCCCTGGCCATTGCGTAAACCTGGAATTCCCACATACCCCAGGCACTCCATTTATTCATTACTAGACACGCGGACATGGTTTTGAGAGGCTGCTGCTGTTCAACAGCAAATATAGAAACTGGAAACAGCAATAGGAAAA encodes:
- a CDS encoding fibronectin type III domain-containing protein encodes the protein MFRISGCCKQVSDIIWLEQDYKVHRMLHLLRGFLILQLVFMAGFARSDSDSLDGPDTAEYGSFELSFKPIAYDSNKSITSAYLAIYRNDLHIEDLPLSGGFRSYYKKAILLPGGGKYKFFYQYKYCDKRDGPHALIPYCPGGMKEDTAGSHFMYVIPDKIPSPAQINYDTSSVDGVFKVSWVDFSDADEYKLERSINGSGWSPVYSGGETSFSENIIPSSIYQYRVKACLSQYDKCSDFKTGPTKPVAPAIPSFVTVPLSVDKAYTVDWSLVDKADTYQLQLRLENGNSEGWQTVYEGPATTYTYESPLIYGDHEYQVKAVNLAGESDYSSSLIVTMEMDPAVHVLKQLYYIAADDVPLAEDAPDIGIFSKYAAAFQYLDLMYSLELDTESEQKIIVSEYLSNGISAPKFSDLYGAEERARANNAGEILEDYLKNEQSIDEDLELLLLDYYYDQAAAEVILANQSLDEARIVRLRGEPLVDEILHVNVAYDVLETGFEQYLKLLDGEFSGLLPKWSEYRSQTSPRYTDLDSQEQVDVIPDNVNPDNLLSGYKDIILFYQLMNKLAETKVKQVRLLVVSGGVTDDIAAEVHELYESLTEIEGKLRKEIFNDADFTQLGGDYSGLAEAVYEWQSQVNRLENTLGWITGETNILGLPQDVLLLYQGYGIDGNTDFHSYDVLRKYLDAPQTSPINLAIDSFNDAVESYNAFRYNASALATEYADRHKQLSDRLHALLGVRFDFDCHSMECVNENINNYPNSAVSIQALNIELAGLALEKNIQRMTNLHAAMDIEVQKREDETDIEDGILKVKMKTAEQDISLFQQIKNANERAAKVRTATGFIAGIGKILGSIKLDDPLKIVEAAASTAAGVAENLSEIDRIETIGRLEEQRLRLAAEERAALHDSESQLLDVASEARIRTMWLEASVIELDIAQSEVAVQQEAERLEAMLNEAVKVMNQMFATNEFLKQRYFADPIHGIRLTDDILRAERNFEDAQEKLFYATKALEHKWQSPFIGMYGETINTIFSLRNPDQLEAYNAALESFDLNSRLDSVDQVRDVISLKEDIWGYVDKVNDVIQTYPHPDPTKEGAPPLDALSAFRARLDLLSYEDNYGTWVSINFDTVRELVGSITFFKGPEIGEEKVKSWKAEEDTKLCLMSAGSYGDKIEEITLNIPLSFGVGRSTETPAYLTYAGTSYMRSKSPASPTQNDELNSRSVRFWTYSGISGFEPYSSATVEMAAYLDVNGNGPAAGSNSIRTTEFKERSVAASDWRLTIQLANSVEQLVRLDAINDIELIIDHRKSTRRGQGMCKDPKIAPENMRTH
- a CDS encoding PLP-dependent aminotransferase family protein; translation: MRYKILAKQFINDIQQKRVQPGQRLPSLRSFAAQQEVSLTTAVNCYRYLEELGWVRSRPKSGFFASEPLVSSTRNQSAITKSSNDLTKFSKRRLLTNSGPLGISLPAIDLLPTEALQRSMYRSIRDQGNKVHFYPDPLGEPHLRQALSRHFSNSGFNFSEHELVISNGCLDAVRIAVEVTTKPGDTVAVCSPCFTTLIHLLVKLHRKVLEIPMTEKGIDLEQLEQHMYMRTINAGLFNCSNINPTGISLCKTQKQKLANLATQYQIPIIEDDIYIEISHQPTLPLPVYNWDQEGYILWCSSVSKTLAAGYRVGWCLPGRYLECYQDRLLHESLGVSTSTQLALADFISSGQYARHLNNLKSQLNHQVNEYRHYLIKKLPNNVKISAPQGGLVLWVQVPGLNCESMVSKLQAMKVDIRLGQDFSTQGLYQEFFRINCGWPLKNKDGNISLAGQQLEKIIKLIHELI
- a CDS encoding GFA family protein — its product is MNDTNQVQGSCLCGSVTIKAELPSSDLGVCHCGMCKKWSGGPLLAVDCQTSVEISGEEHVSVFDSSDWAERGFCSNCGSHLFYRLKETQQYSVPAGIFELPPEVTMTHQIFIDEKPTYYSFANETRNITGLELVTEFSGE